The genomic window AAGCTGCGGGTCGGCTTCGCGAAGGCCGGGCGGCTCATGGACCTCATGGAGACCCGCGGCGTCGTGGGCCCGTCCGAGGGCTCCAAGGCCCGCGACGTGCTCGTCAAGCCCGACGAGCTGGAGTCGGTCCTGTTCACGCTGCGTGGCGGCACGCTGCCCGCCGGCGAGTAGCAGGACCCCGTCGCGGACGGCGCCTACGATGGACGGGTGACAGCCCCGCTCAGCCCTGCCCGGACGGTGGCGGTGGTGACCCTCGGCTGCGCGCGCAACGAGGTCGACTCCGAGGAACTGGCCGGCCGGCTGGCCGCCGACGGCTACCGGCTGGTCGAGGACCCCGAGGGCGCCGACGCCGTCCTGGTCAACACCTGCGGGTTCATCGAGTCGGCGAAGAAGGACTCGGTCGACGCCATCCTCGCGGCCACCGACAGCGGTGCCGAGGTCGTCGCCGTCGGGTGCATGGCCGAGCGGTACGGGTCCGAGCTGGCCGGCGCGCTGCCCGAGGCCACCGTCCTCGGCTTCGACGACTACGCCGCGATCGGCGACCGGCTCGACGACGTCCTCACCGGCCGGCCGCTGGTCCCGCACTCCCCGCGCGACCGCCGCACGCTCCTGCCGATCAGCCCGGTCGCCCGCACCGCCGCCGTGACCGCCGAGGAGGCGCCCGCCATCCCGGGCCACGGGTGGGTGCAGCGCCGCCGCCTGGCCTCGGGCCCGTCCGCCGCGCTCAAGCTCGCCTCCGGCTGCGACCGGCGCTGCGCCTTCTGCGCCATCCCCACCTTCCGCGGCTCGTTCGTCTCCCGGCCGCCGGCCGAGGTGCTCACCGAGGCGCGGTGGCTGGCCGGGCAGGGCGTCACCGAGCTGGTGCTGGTCAGCGAGAACTCCACCTCCTACGGCAAGGACCTCGGCGACCTGCGCTCGCTGGAGCGGCTGCTGCCGCAGCTGGCCGCCGTCGAGGGGATCGTCCGGGTGCGGGTGGCCTACCTGCAGCCGGCCGAGCTGCGCCC from Geodermatophilus normandii includes these protein-coding regions:
- a CDS encoding MiaB/RimO family radical SAM methylthiotransferase, producing the protein MTAPLSPARTVAVVTLGCARNEVDSEELAGRLAADGYRLVEDPEGADAVLVNTCGFIESAKKDSVDAILAATDSGAEVVAVGCMAERYGSELAGALPEATVLGFDDYAAIGDRLDDVLTGRPLVPHSPRDRRTLLPISPVARTAAVTAEEAPAIPGHGWVQRRRLASGPSAALKLASGCDRRCAFCAIPTFRGSFVSRPPAEVLTEARWLAGQGVTELVLVSENSTSYGKDLGDLRSLERLLPQLAAVEGIVRVRVAYLQPAELRPGLLEVIAATEGVAPYFDLSFQHSSPGLLRRMRRFGGTDDFLALIGRARSLAPTAGFRTNVILGFPGETEDDVAELERFLTEGRLDAVGVFGYSDEEGTEAVRMPGKLDQAEIDARVRRITDLVEELTAQRAEDRVGDRVEVLLTEDLSAEQGPGAWAGHAAHQDPDADGTTTVTGVPGDARPGQLLAAEVVGTEGIDLVAAALEPAALPAGR